In one Sphingomonas sanguinis genomic region, the following are encoded:
- a CDS encoding lipopolysaccharide biosynthesis protein, whose translation MAQTQDIETLAKGGRTNIAGFVLRLAARIPFLFIAGRIYGPDLVGRFAIAVVVVELAALIATLGMKRGLAQALSSTDRPHVHIVWDAMALAFLASVAASAVLWNFPELLYPNSAITGLDRWLPCIIVAIAWSDVSLAALAYRHNVKATVTARAVIEPWTISIAAWVFSFFTIRDGLVLSYVASMTAALIASLVPFLRSYGLPHGWSPRLARVFALARANAPLAGADALEWGTRNVDRFILGVMFEPRVVGIYYMAQQVASLPQKLKTSFDPILGPVITQSLANGDMGAIARQVRQVAFWIMAAQGCLALMGSIPGEGVMGVVGPQFVSGTAALAFLLFAEVLASTGAVCESALVYTARHRNLMISIAMLGVQIALSFALIVGMRKLGWPETWAAAGPAVALAMSVTMTSVIKARVLSGMLKAPVSPFRWPLVWAAAAAVVVGGAFTLLPKRLEWAELLFGEPAIAATYLLILWRWAFGPADRALFGKAPTAEEATLPNAGGITR comes from the coding sequence ATGGCGCAGACCCAGGACATCGAAACGCTCGCCAAGGGCGGGCGGACCAATATCGCGGGATTCGTCCTGCGGCTGGCGGCGCGCATCCCGTTCCTGTTCATCGCGGGGCGCATTTACGGTCCCGATCTGGTCGGGCGCTTCGCCATCGCGGTCGTCGTCGTCGAGCTGGCGGCGCTGATCGCGACGCTGGGCATGAAGCGCGGACTGGCGCAGGCGCTGTCCTCGACCGACCGGCCGCATGTCCATATCGTCTGGGACGCGATGGCGCTGGCCTTCCTCGCCTCGGTCGCGGCGAGTGCGGTGCTGTGGAATTTTCCCGAGCTTCTCTATCCCAACAGCGCGATCACCGGGCTGGACCGGTGGTTGCCGTGCATCATCGTCGCCATCGCCTGGTCGGACGTCAGCCTCGCCGCGCTCGCCTATCGCCACAACGTCAAGGCGACCGTCACCGCGCGCGCGGTAATCGAGCCTTGGACCATCTCGATCGCGGCCTGGGTGTTTTCCTTCTTCACCATCCGCGACGGCCTCGTCCTGTCCTATGTCGCGTCGATGACGGCGGCGCTGATCGCCAGCCTGGTGCCGTTCCTGCGCAGTTATGGCCTGCCGCATGGCTGGAGCCCGCGCCTCGCGCGTGTCTTCGCGCTCGCCCGCGCCAATGCGCCGCTGGCGGGCGCCGACGCGCTGGAATGGGGCACGCGCAATGTCGACCGCTTCATTCTGGGCGTGATGTTCGAGCCGCGCGTCGTCGGCATCTATTATATGGCGCAGCAAGTCGCCTCGCTGCCGCAGAAGCTGAAGACCAGTTTCGACCCGATCCTGGGCCCGGTCATCACCCAGAGCCTGGCCAATGGCGATATGGGCGCGATCGCGCGGCAGGTGCGGCAGGTGGCGTTCTGGATCATGGCGGCGCAAGGCTGCCTGGCGCTGATGGGATCGATTCCGGGCGAGGGCGTGATGGGCGTGGTCGGCCCGCAATTCGTGTCGGGCACCGCCGCACTCGCCTTCCTGCTGTTCGCCGAGGTACTGGCCTCGACCGGCGCGGTGTGCGAATCGGCGCTGGTCTATACCGCGCGGCACCGCAACCTGATGATCTCGATCGCGATGCTCGGGGTGCAGATCGCGCTTAGCTTCGCGCTGATCGTCGGGATGCGCAAACTCGGCTGGCCCGAGACATGGGCGGCGGCGGGGCCTGCGGTGGCGCTGGCGATGAGCGTGACCATGACCTCGGTCATCAAGGCGCGGGTGCTGTCGGGCATGTTGAAGGCGCCGGTGTCGCCCTTCCGCTGGCCACTGGTCTGGGCGGCGGCGGCGGCGGTCGTCGTGGGCGGTGCGTTCACGCTGCTGCCCAAGCGACTGGAATGGGCCGAGCTGCTGTTCGGCGAGCCTGCGATCGCGGCGACCTATCTGCTGATCCTGTGGCGCTGGGCGTTCGGTCCGGCCGACCGCGCGCTGTTCGGCAAGGCCCCGACGGCGGAGGAAGCGACGCTGCCCAATGCGGGCGGAATCACACGCTAG
- the clpS gene encoding ATP-dependent Clp protease adapter ClpS, with product MAGDGPGHGPDHGDDEGTGLGVATRTRTRTKQPTPYRVLMLNDDYTPMEFVVLCLQRFFRMSMDDATRVMLHVHQRGVGVCGVFSYEVAETKVAQVIDFARANQHPLQCTLEKA from the coding sequence ATGGCCGGCGATGGACCGGGGCACGGCCCCGACCATGGCGACGATGAGGGCACCGGCCTGGGCGTCGCGACGCGCACCCGTACGCGCACCAAGCAGCCGACGCCGTATCGCGTCCTGATGCTGAACGACGATTACACGCCGATGGAATTCGTCGTGCTGTGCCTCCAGCGCTTTTTCCGTATGAGCATGGACGATGCGACCCGCGTGATGCTGCACGTCCATCAGCGCGGCGTGGGGGTATGCGGGGTGTTCTCCTATGAAGTCGCCGAGACCAAGGTGGCGCAGGTGATCGACTTCGCCCGCGCCAACCAGCACCCACTGCAATGCACGCTGGAAAAGGCGTAA
- a CDS encoding error-prone DNA polymerase, protein MPDFAELVAATHYSFLDGASSAEAMVQQAILLRLDGIGIADRNTVAGVVRAHRALREIREKLGEQMPPFDLVVGARLVFADGTPDIVAYPVDRAAWGRLTRLLTTGNKRARKGGCILGLGDLIRHAEGLLLIALPSSSARPCEPMEDAMLPPQRADPGLAATLDRLMAVAPGRVWLGVTMPRSGADRRRLVTWAALAEARGVPLLATTDALFATPEDRPVQDILTCIREGLTIRTGGRRLAANAERHLKPAPEMMRLFADRPDAVAQSVAILERIAFRLDQLSYHYPNEPVPKGWDAQDWLEALVWTGAEAKFPEGVPPKLQTSLTDELKLIRKRQYAHYFLTVHDVVRHARSLTPPILCQGRGSAANSAVCWILGVTSVDPTKHDLLFSRFVSAERGEPPDIDIDFEHERREEVIQYIYDRYGRHRAAIAATVIHYRPRSTVREVGRALGLSEDVTQRLTSTVWGSFSKQFEEKRFHETGFSPDNPEIARLRTLVDRLLGAPRHLSQHVGGFVLTQGRLDETVPIHNGAMEGRTFIEWDKDDIDELKIMKVDILALGMLTCIRKAFDLMEANGLPRPTLDDLAQDEDERVYEMLQKGDSIGVFQVESRAQINMLPRLKPERFYDLVVQVAIVRPGPIEGDMVHPYLRRRSKKEVVTYPSPHPDHGPANELEELLGKTYGVPLFQEQAMKLAITAAKFTPDEANQLRRAMATFRKVGGMDNFQQKMVGGMVRRGYEPDFAERCFKQIEGFGSYGFPESHALSFARLVYVSAWLKRHQPAIFTCALLNAQPMGFYAPAQLVRDARENGKVEVRPVDVNFSGWDNRLERREDGAFALRLGFRQIDAFREVWGKGIADHAPYETIESVAIRAQLPRRALDLLAQADAYRSLGSGRREGQWEARRMKSAQLPLFAAMEAPEMAAEPDVKLPPMPLSEQVSADYRATRLSLKGHPMAFLRRELASEGILSAADLNHLADGRRAKVAGVVLVRQRPGKGNAIFVTIEDETGIVNALIWARDFEANRRAVMASRLMLLHGVVQRSEEGVVHLMTAGVEDRSAMLTRLEDVPAAATRSHDPRGAPAQRGVHPRDVRLLPRSRDFH, encoded by the coding sequence ATGCCCGACTTCGCCGAACTGGTCGCGGCGACCCATTACTCGTTCCTCGACGGGGCGAGTTCGGCAGAGGCGATGGTCCAGCAGGCGATCCTGTTGAGGCTGGACGGAATTGGCATTGCAGATCGCAACACGGTGGCGGGTGTCGTGCGCGCGCACCGGGCGCTCCGGGAAATCCGCGAGAAACTGGGTGAGCAGATGCCCCCCTTCGACCTGGTCGTCGGCGCGCGCCTCGTCTTTGCCGATGGGACACCCGACATCGTGGCCTATCCGGTCGATCGGGCGGCTTGGGGGCGGCTGACCCGGTTGCTGACGACGGGTAACAAGCGCGCGAGGAAGGGCGGCTGTATCCTGGGGCTGGGCGACCTGATCCGCCATGCCGAGGGATTGTTGCTGATCGCCCTCCCCTCATCATCCGCGCGGCCTTGCGAGCCCATGGAGGACGCCATGCTGCCCCCCCAGCGCGCCGATCCGGGGTTGGCGGCGACGCTGGACCGATTGATGGCGGTGGCGCCGGGGCGGGTCTGGCTGGGTGTGACCATGCCGCGATCGGGGGCGGATCGGCGGCGGCTGGTGACGTGGGCTGCACTGGCCGAGGCGAGGGGTGTGCCCTTGCTCGCCACCACCGATGCGCTGTTTGCAACGCCCGAAGACCGACCGGTACAGGATATACTGACCTGTATCCGCGAGGGGCTGACTATCCGAACCGGCGGGCGGCGGCTGGCGGCCAATGCCGAGCGGCACCTGAAGCCTGCGCCCGAGATGATGCGGCTGTTCGCCGACCGTCCCGACGCGGTGGCGCAGAGCGTGGCGATCCTGGAGCGCATCGCCTTCCGGCTGGACCAGCTATCCTATCACTATCCGAACGAGCCGGTACCCAAGGGATGGGACGCGCAGGACTGGCTCGAGGCGCTGGTATGGACGGGAGCGGAGGCGAAATTTCCGGAGGGCGTGCCGCCCAAGCTGCAAACGTCGCTGACAGACGAGCTCAAGCTCATTCGTAAGCGGCAATATGCGCATTATTTCCTGACCGTGCATGACGTGGTGCGACATGCGCGCAGCCTGACGCCACCCATATTGTGCCAGGGGCGGGGATCGGCGGCCAATTCGGCGGTCTGCTGGATATTGGGGGTCACCTCGGTCGATCCGACCAAGCATGACCTGCTCTTTTCGCGCTTCGTATCTGCCGAGCGGGGCGAGCCGCCCGATATCGACATCGATTTCGAGCATGAACGGCGCGAGGAGGTGATCCAGTATATCTATGACCGCTATGGCCGCCACCGCGCCGCCATCGCCGCGACCGTCATCCATTATCGCCCGCGCAGCACGGTGCGCGAGGTCGGCCGTGCGCTGGGCTTAAGCGAGGACGTGACGCAGCGGCTGACCAGCACTGTCTGGGGCAGCTTTTCCAAGCAGTTCGAGGAAAAGCGCTTCCACGAAACCGGCTTCTCGCCGGACAATCCCGAGATTGCGCGGCTGCGCACCTTGGTCGATCGGCTGCTGGGCGCACCGCGCCATTTGTCGCAGCATGTCGGCGGCTTCGTGCTGACGCAGGGACGGCTCGACGAGACGGTACCGATCCACAACGGCGCGATGGAGGGGCGGACCTTCATCGAGTGGGACAAGGACGATATCGACGAGCTGAAGATCATGAAGGTCGATATCCTCGCGCTCGGCATGCTGACCTGCATCCGCAAGGCGTTCGACCTGATGGAAGCGAACGGACTGCCGCGCCCGACCCTCGACGATCTGGCGCAGGACGAGGACGAGCGGGTCTATGAGATGCTGCAAAAGGGGGACAGCATCGGCGTGTTTCAGGTGGAGAGCCGCGCGCAGATCAACATGCTGCCCCGGCTCAAGCCCGAGCGATTCTATGATCTGGTCGTGCAGGTGGCGATCGTCCGGCCCGGACCGATCGAGGGTGATATGGTCCATCCCTATCTGCGGCGGCGGTCGAAAAAGGAAGTCGTGACCTATCCCTCGCCCCATCCCGACCATGGCCCGGCGAACGAATTGGAAGAGCTGCTCGGCAAGACCTATGGGGTGCCACTGTTCCAGGAACAGGCGATGAAGCTGGCCATTACCGCCGCCAAGTTCACTCCCGACGAGGCCAACCAGCTCCGCCGCGCCATGGCGACGTTCCGCAAGGTCGGAGGGATGGACAATTTCCAGCAGAAGATGGTCGGCGGCATGGTCCGACGCGGCTACGAACCCGACTTCGCCGAGCGCTGCTTCAAGCAGATCGAGGGGTTCGGTTCCTATGGCTTTCCCGAAAGCCATGCGCTGTCCTTCGCGCGGCTGGTCTATGTCTCAGCCTGGCTGAAACGCCATCAGCCCGCGATCTTCACCTGCGCATTGCTCAATGCACAGCCCATGGGGTTCTATGCGCCCGCCCAGCTGGTCCGCGACGCACGCGAAAACGGCAAGGTCGAGGTGCGGCCGGTCGATGTGAATTTCAGCGGCTGGGACAATCGGCTGGAGCGGCGGGAGGACGGGGCCTTCGCCCTGCGGCTGGGCTTTCGGCAGATCGACGCCTTTCGTGAGGTCTGGGGCAAAGGGATTGCGGATCACGCCCCCTATGAAACCATCGAGTCGGTCGCGATCCGCGCGCAACTTCCGCGCCGCGCGCTCGATCTGCTGGCGCAGGCCGACGCCTATCGCTCCTTGGGCAGCGGGCGACGCGAGGGGCAGTGGGAGGCGCGGCGGATGAAGTCGGCGCAACTGCCGCTGTTCGCCGCGATGGAGGCCCCCGAAATGGCCGCCGAACCCGATGTTAAGCTGCCGCCCATGCCGCTCTCCGAACAGGTCAGCGCCGATTACCGGGCGACGCGGCTGTCGCTGAAGGGCCATCCCATGGCGTTCCTGCGCCGCGAGCTGGCAAGCGAAGGCATCCTGTCCGCCGCCGATCTCAACCATCTGGCCGATGGGCGGCGGGCCAAGGTGGCGGGGGTGGTGCTGGTCCGCCAGCGGCCGGGCAAGGGCAATGCGATCTTCGTCACGATCGAGGACGAGACGGGCATCGTCAACGCGCTGATCTGGGCGCGTGACTTCGAGGCGAACCGGCGCGCGGTCATGGCGTCACGGCTAATGCTGCTCCACGGCGTCGTCCAGCGCAGCGAGGAGGGCGTCGTCCATCTGATGACGGCGGGCGTCGAGGACCGCAGCGCGATGCTGACCCGGCTGGAGGACGTGCCCGCCGCCGCCACGCGCTCGCACGATCCGCGTGGCGCCCCGGCGCAACGCGGTGTCCACCCGCGCGATGTGCGCCTGCTGCCGCGCTCGCGGGATTTTCATTAG
- a CDS encoding Y-family DNA polymerase yields MTRKASTPRRYLALAFPWLPIERLRARRPHLFVARDEAPIAFAESVGGAIRLAALNGQALAAGLSVGLTLADARARVPEVEIFPHDPAADADWLERLAEGARRYSPAVALDPPQGLVLDSAGADHLFGGERGLAEDIETRMARRGITVRLAYGDTPEAARALARHAGAPAPDEMGAIRRLPVAALELDEDASAALIAAGLKSVGDVLARPMATIAARFGREAATALRRLTGEEESPLTPRVVAAPIGVERRFAEPVARTEHMLGVLEELAAQAARALEERHEGGRRWNARLFRSDGEVQALRVETGQPTRDPAVLLRLFRERIEALADPLDPGFGYDLIRLDVGLAEKLDAVQLRLEGGEAKSEAVAALIDRLGTRLGRERVRRIHPRDSHMPEQAELLLPATEPAPKAEWARPEAGEPPLRPIHLFDPPQPIESLAAETPDGPPARFRWRRKMHDVARAEGPERIAGEWWRRADMAPPTRDYYRVEDVRGRRFWIFRHGLYSETERPRWYVHGLFA; encoded by the coding sequence GTGACACGCAAAGCTTCGACCCCGCGCCGCTATCTGGCGCTCGCCTTCCCCTGGTTGCCGATCGAGCGGTTGCGAGCCCGGCGCCCGCACCTGTTCGTGGCGCGGGATGAGGCACCGATCGCCTTTGCCGAATCGGTGGGCGGCGCGATTCGCCTGGCCGCGCTCAACGGACAGGCGCTGGCGGCGGGGCTGTCGGTCGGGCTGACGCTGGCCGATGCGCGCGCGCGGGTGCCCGAGGTCGAGATATTTCCGCATGATCCCGCCGCCGATGCCGACTGGCTGGAGCGGCTGGCCGAGGGGGCGCGGCGCTACAGCCCGGCGGTGGCGCTCGATCCGCCGCAGGGGCTGGTGCTCGACAGCGCAGGGGCGGATCATCTGTTCGGCGGCGAGCGGGGCCTCGCCGAGGATATCGAGACGCGGATGGCCAGACGCGGGATCACCGTCCGGCTGGCGTACGGCGACACCCCCGAGGCGGCGCGGGCGCTGGCGCGTCATGCGGGCGCTCCGGCCCCGGACGAGATGGGGGCGATCCGCCGCCTGCCCGTCGCCGCGCTGGAACTGGACGAGGATGCGAGCGCGGCGCTGATCGCGGCGGGGCTGAAGTCGGTCGGCGATGTGCTGGCGCGGCCGATGGCGACGATTGCGGCGCGCTTCGGGCGCGAGGCGGCGACGGCGCTCAGGCGGCTGACCGGCGAAGAGGAGAGCCCGCTGACCCCGCGCGTCGTCGCCGCCCCGATCGGGGTGGAGCGGCGCTTCGCCGAGCCGGTGGCGCGCACCGAGCATATGCTGGGCGTGCTGGAGGAACTGGCGGCGCAAGCGGCGCGGGCACTGGAGGAGCGGCATGAGGGCGGGCGGCGCTGGAACGCGCGGCTGTTCCGCTCCGATGGCGAGGTACAGGCCTTGCGGGTCGAGACGGGGCAGCCGACCCGCGACCCCGCCGTCCTGCTGCGGCTGTTCCGCGAGCGGATCGAGGCGCTGGCCGATCCGCTCGATCCCGGTTTCGGATACGACCTGATCCGGCTGGACGTGGGGCTGGCCGAGAAGCTGGACGCGGTGCAATTGCGGCTGGAGGGGGGCGAGGCCAAGTCGGAGGCGGTGGCCGCACTGATCGATCGGCTGGGCACGCGGCTGGGGCGGGAGCGGGTGCGGCGCATCCATCCGCGCGACAGCCATATGCCCGAACAGGCCGAACTACTCCTCCCCGCGACCGAGCCGGCGCCCAAGGCCGAATGGGCCCGGCCGGAGGCGGGTGAGCCGCCCTTGCGCCCGATTCATCTGTTCGACCCGCCCCAGCCGATCGAATCGCTCGCGGCGGAAACCCCGGATGGTCCTCCGGCGCGGTTTCGCTGGCGGCGGAAGATGCATGACGTGGCACGCGCCGAAGGGCCGGAGCGGATCGCAGGCGAATGGTGGCGCCGCGCCGACATGGCCCCGCCGACTCGCGACTATTACCGGGTCGAGGATGTGCGTGGGCGGCGCTTCTGGATATTCCGCCACGGCCTGTACAGCGAGACCGAGCGGCCGCGCTGGTATGTGCACGGGCTGTTCGCGTGA
- a CDS encoding ImuA family protein translates to MEKPFALIDRLRRAAALVAQGDDGGMESGGGFGVRLARAQLHEIHALSPEEAASGAGLALGCALTVGARPVLWLRTEAAERQGGRLHGPGLVAMGLDPADLVVVVVADDAALLRAAADGARCPGLGTVIAEGWGAMRGLDLTASRRLMLAAEASGVLMLVLRVGGQVVPSAAATRWSVASAPSRALAADAPGAPAYDLELLRRRGGPAGARWRVEWNRDTQSFDPAPLSGARLPLVADRAVASPAPAPVRGAG, encoded by the coding sequence ATGGAGAAGCCTTTCGCCCTGATCGACCGTCTGCGCCGCGCCGCCGCTCTGGTGGCGCAAGGCGATGACGGTGGAATGGAGTCGGGGGGTGGCTTTGGAGTCCGGCTGGCCCGTGCGCAATTGCATGAAATCCATGCGCTTTCACCCGAAGAGGCGGCGAGCGGCGCGGGGCTGGCGCTCGGCTGTGCGCTGACGGTGGGGGCGCGGCCGGTCCTGTGGCTGCGCACCGAGGCGGCCGAGCGGCAGGGCGGGCGACTCCATGGGCCGGGGCTGGTCGCGATGGGACTCGACCCCGCCGATCTGGTCGTGGTGGTGGTCGCCGACGATGCCGCGCTGCTGCGCGCGGCGGCCGATGGCGCGCGCTGTCCGGGGCTGGGCACGGTGATCGCGGAGGGCTGGGGCGCGATGCGCGGGCTGGACCTCACCGCGTCGCGACGGCTGATGCTGGCGGCCGAAGCCTCGGGCGTGCTGATGCTGGTGCTGCGCGTCGGCGGCCAGGTCGTGCCCAGCGCCGCGGCGACCCGATGGTCGGTGGCGTCGGCGCCGTCGCGGGCACTGGCGGCCGACGCGCCGGGGGCACCGGCCTATGATCTGGAATTGCTGCGCCGAAGGGGAGGGCCTGCGGGCGCCCGGTGGCGCGTGGAGTGGAACCGTGACACGCAAAGCTTCGACCCCGCGCCGCTATCTGGCGCTCGCCTTCCCCTGGTTGCCGATCGAGCGGTTGCGAGCCCGGCGCCCGCACCTGTTCGTGGCGCGGGATGA